The Cylindrospermum stagnale PCC 7417 genome segment CAGTGCGGCAAGCGCGGGAAAGGTTGCAAGGGCTGGAAGATAGATTTCCTTGTGCAACTTGGCTCCCAGTGATTTGCCAAAATCCGGCGCAGATACCACCCACTTGGGACGAGTTAAGGGACAAAAACGACGAAAAATTAATTCCTCCACCCCCACCCCCCGGGCACCCCTTGAAGGTGGCGTTGCTATCGAATCTGTTGATCACTGCCTTAGTCTGTGGGGTGAGGATTTTGGGACTGCTACAAAGTGGAGAGCTAAAAGCCCTAGATCAGATGATGCGATCGCGCCCTGATGAGGGCGTTGATCCGCGCCTGTTAGTAGTGACAATTGACGATCAAGACCTGGCAAATCAACGGCAAAATGGCGAGTATTTAAAAGGAACTTCCCTCTCCGATAAATCTCTCAACAAACTGCTGGCAAGATTTGAGGAGTACAAACCCAGGGCCATTGGCTTGGATATCTACCGTGATTTTTCCGCTGAACAGCCAGAATTAAGCTCTCGTCTCCAGCAGACTGGAAACTTGATTGGGGTGTGTAAGGGGAGCGATACCACAGCCAAAACCAAAGGCATTAAGCCACCGCCAGAAATCCCCAAGGAAAATTTGGGATTCAGCGACTTCATTCATGATGATGATGGGGTTGTGCGTCGGCATCTGATGTTCATGAACCAAGAGGCTGCCTCCTTGTGTTCTGCCCCCTATGCTCTGAGTACACAATTGGCATTCCGTTATCTATCGGCATTAGGAATTAAAGCTAGCTTCACTACACAAGGTGATTTACAACTGGGCGATACGGTTTTTTCCTCTCTTAAGTCTCGCTCTAGCGGTTATCAAATCGAGGCCAAGGGACAAATCTTACTTAACTATCGTTCCTCAAAGCAGATAGCTGAACAGGTGACGCTAACGCAATTTTTAGCTGGTCAAGTGAACCCGAGTGCGATCAAAGACCGGATTGTTTTGATTGGCGTGACGGCAAAAGGAGATTCTCCAGATACCTGGTCTACGCCCTACGGAACTTTCTTAGACCAACAAATGCCAGGAGTACTGGTGCAAGCGCAAATGGTCAGCCAAATCCTCAGTGCTGTCCTGGATAAGCGTCCCTTACTGCGAGTTTGGCCACTCTGGGTTGAGATGGTTTGGATATGGAGCTGGTCTGTGGGGGGGGTACTGCTTGTTTGGCGGTGGCGATCGTTTACTCAAGTGGCATTGGTAGTTGGTATCACCTCTGGCGTTCTGTACATACTTTGCTTTAGTTTATTAATCTGGGGGACTTGGGTGCCATTTGTGCCATCAGCTTTGTCGTTGGTCGGGACAGTGGGCTTGATATCAACTCAAAATTCAAAATTCAAAAGCTGAAATACCTAGGGCTGGTTCAAAACTTGATGTTTTAAGTGCTGATTTTCAAGTCTCCCTGTCGTGTTTCTGGTTATTGCTGAATCCAAAAGATTTTTTTACGGAAGGGAAAATTTTTATGAAGCCAAGTTCACAACCAATAAAACTGTTTTTAGCACTAACCCTGAGCGGCACCAGCTTCCTGGGTAGCCTGACCGCAGTTTTAGCGAAACCAGCCCCACTAAAGTCTGGTCGCCTACTTAGCGATCGCACTAATAGCAAAACGGTTACCGCTCAAATCGCCAGCTTTAATTTACCCGCACCTCCGCCAGGTCCTTCTCCTGGTGGGCGTTCCCGTGGAGGAGCCAAGCGTGGTGAGTGTCCAAAAGTCAATACTGAACTCACTGCATTAGTGCCATTTACCAAGAAAGGCAAGGAACCCGATTACGTGACCGATGTTTGGGGATTAACGACTGAAGAAAACCCAACCTGGTTATTCTATGTGCCATATACCAAGGCTTCTGCCTATACAGCTGAATTTGTCTTGCAAGATGAGCAAGATAACTCTATCTACCAAATAGTGCCTCTTTCCCTACCAGATCAGCCAGGAATCATCCGCGTTTCTCTGCCTGCCAATACTTCCCGGTTAGAAGTGGGCAAACGATACCGTTGGTTTTTAACCGTCAACTGTAACCAAAACAAGGAATCACTACCAGTTTATGTTTATGTTGCAGGTGTAATTCAACGAGTCAACCTCAGTCAGGAAGTTGCCCAAAAGCTAAAAACAGCAACACCGCAACAACAAGTTGCCATATACGCCCAAAATGGCGTCTGGCATGAAGCACTAACGAAACTAGCAGAACTGCGCCAGCAATATCCCCAAGATCTAGCACTTCAGGCAGAGTGGCAAAATTTGTTGGCGAGCTTCCAATTTGATGATGTTGCAGCAGAACCTATTGTCTCAGCAAAGCCTTAGAGAATTTGTTGACTCTCTTGTTTCTGCCTCGGATACTGGGGACGGCAGGGGTTTCCCCAACAAACCTGCCCAGAGGGCATGTGCGTAAAAACATTACTACGAGCGCCAATTACAGCATTAGCCCCGATTTGCACTCCTGAACCCAAGAAGCAATATGCTGCCACCCATGCCCCATTGCCAATAGTGATCCCCGCTGTTTTCAAACCGAAAGCAGGGTCTTGGATATCATGGCTCCCAGTACAGAGATAACTTTTTTGAGAAATGACGCAGTGTGTACCGATGTGAATTTCATCAAGGCTGTATAAAACTACGTCATCTCCAATCCAACTGTAGTCGCCAATGGTGATTTTCCAAGGGTAAGTAAAGCGGGCTGTGGGTCGAATCAATACGCCCTTGCCAACGTGAGCACCAAATAGCCGCAGGATGGCACAACGCAAAATATTTAGTGGTTGGGGAGTCAAGGGAAAGGCGATCGCCTGCACCAGCCACCATATTAAAATATACCAACCTGGACGCCCCCGATCAAACCAAGATTGGTCATACTTGCGTAAATCTACAAAAGGTTCATCATTAGTCATTAGTCATTAGTCATTAGTCATTAGTCATTAGTCATTAGTCATTAGTCATTAGTCATTGGTCATTGGTCATTAATCATGGTTCAACTTTTTCTAAGTTGCTGTTTGCTCAATTTCTTGAGTTAAGGATGGCGTAGCAGATTTAGGAGTGATTGCAGTATTTAGCTGACCACCACAGTTGCGTAATTCGTAAAGTTTCACCCCAATTTGATATTCATATTGACTCAGTAGGCGTCCATAAACATATCCAGCTTTGCCATCCAAAAAACCGCGCTGAATAATGTAGAACAAAATAAACCGCAATAATGGTTTAAATGGTAAGCGTACCCATATTTTTTTCAGAAAGCGCTTACGTTGCACCGCATCACCAAATAAATTAGCGCCAATAGTGCCGCTTCCATCCTTACCTGTAAGCAAATTAAGATAAACACGGGCTTCCCAGTTAGAATAGCGGTTATGTCTTTCTAACCAGTGATACAGGTTGCGGAAGTCTTCGTGGAGCATATCATTTTTGAGATAGCCAACTTTTCCCTGTAAGATAACGTGTTCGTGAACTTCGTTGTCACCAGTGTTGGGAATATCTTCAGTATTGAGGTTTTCGTAGCGGCCTTTTTGATGTTTAAATAAACGTAAATTCCAATCGGGATATTTTCCCCCGTGGCGAATCCATTTTCCTAAGAAAAATACACGGCGGTTGAGGTAGTAACCTGCATATTCGTCATTGCGAATTACTTGATCAATTTCTTCCCAAAGTTCAGGGGGGATGCGCTCATCACAATCTACAATCAGTACCCATTCGTTGCGAAAAGGAAGGTTATCTAGTGACCAATTTTTCTTTTTCGGCCATTGTCCATTAAAATCGAATTGCACGACGTTTGCACCATAACTCTCAGCAATTTCGACGCTCTTGTCACTACTTTGAGAATCTACCAGAAATATTTCATCTGCATTCTGAAGACTGGTGAGGCAGGCAGGCAAGTTTGCTTCTTCGTTTTTTCCGGGAATGATTACGGTGACTGGGATTTTTGATGACATATAAGTTATTATTTCTTATTTCTTATTTGCTGTAGATAACAGACCTTGAATAGCAGCGTTTAAGTAACCAATCTGACCATAGGCATAAACCAGTTTATCAAAGCGTTCTGCTGGATCAGAAAAATATTGCAATGCTTTATATAATCCACGCAAAAACCTTTCGCCACCCCGTGGCAATTGAGAAATACCAGCTTTGCCCGCGAGTTGTTCCCGATAGCACTCACTAATACCCTGCCACCAGCCTCGGTTTAAAAACCAGGAGCGGTTGAGACGCTCTGGGGCGACATTGTGAGCAACTATGGCTTCTGGAAGATAAGCGACCTGCCAGCCACGCTCTAAGGCAAATTCGGTCATTTGCAGTTCTTCATTAGATAATAAGTTTTTGCCCACACGTCCAAGGTGAACATCAAAACCACCAATTTCTTCCAAAAAACTGCGACGGATGGAGTAATTCAAGCCTCTGGGGGTAGAACCAGGCTGATCAATGTAGATTATGCTATCCCCCAAGTCGTATGCCCCCAAATTTCCGGCTAATCCGGGCGATAACCAGCGTGGTGGTTGGATTCCTTGGGGCCATAATAGAGTAACTTTGCCGCCGGCGATCGCTATTTTTGAATTATTTTGATAGGCAGAATACAAAACTTGTAGCCAGCCAGGGCTAGCTACGGCATCGTCATCCAAATAAGCAAGAATCTCACTTCTAGCAAGTCTGGCACCAGTGTTGCGGGCGACAGACAAACCGATGATGGGTTCAAATATATACTTCAGGCGGGAATTGGCGGCTCTTTGTTCTACAACTTCACGGGTGCGATCGCTAGACCCATTATCTACCACCACAACTTCAAAGTCAGCAGCAAAATCCTGCCCTAAAAGGCTATCAATCGCCGCACCTAAATAGGTATCTCGATTATGAGTACAAATAATGGCAGAGATTTGGGTTTCTGGCATGGGGTTGATTGTGCATTTTAAATTTTGAATTTGAGATCGAATCGCCAATCTAATAATCGCCTATTGCCTGTTAATTTAAAACAAAAATGAACAATCCACCAACCGAGGTTTTGCGGAAATAATCTCTTAAACTTCACGCTTGTTGGATGTGGCTGTGTAAAACTACAAGAGTTTCAGCCAGTTGACCCAGACGAGTTTCTAGATATTGCTTGCGTCCTAGGAGTTGGCGTAATTTTTGGTAACGGGCGATCGCAATTCCAACCGTGGGAACCTGATCTGGTGGACATGGACGCGACCAGACTTTACCCGCAGTATCCAAACCACAAAGGCGGTAGCCCTGAAGGGGTGATTGATAGGATACTGTGCTACCATTTCCGCAAATTTCTTCTACGTAGTTCATCAGGCGGTCAACTTCTGCATGACGCAGAGTTGCTGTTCCAGCCTGTTCTGGTTCTGGCGGATTCGATTCTAACCAGCCATTAACAATCGGACCTTCTAAATAAATGTCTTGAATTTGCTGGAGGATTTTTTGCAGTTCTACTTGCCAATTGGCGACTGTTTCCTGAATTTCTTGCAATAAATTCA includes the following:
- a CDS encoding glycosyltransferase, which translates into the protein MPETQISAIICTHNRDTYLGAAIDSLLGQDFAADFEVVVVDNGSSDRTREVVEQRAANSRLKYIFEPIIGLSVARNTGARLARSEILAYLDDDAVASPGWLQVLYSAYQNNSKIAIAGGKVTLLWPQGIQPPRWLSPGLAGNLGAYDLGDSIIYIDQPGSTPRGLNYSIRRSFLEEIGGFDVHLGRVGKNLLSNEELQMTEFALERGWQVAYLPEAIVAHNVAPERLNRSWFLNRGWWQGISECYREQLAGKAGISQLPRGGERFLRGLYKALQYFSDPAERFDKLVYAYGQIGYLNAAIQGLLSTANKK
- a CDS encoding glycosyltransferase family 2 protein, producing the protein MSSKIPVTVIIPGKNEEANLPACLTSLQNADEIFLVDSQSSDKSVEIAESYGANVVQFDFNGQWPKKKNWSLDNLPFRNEWVLIVDCDERIPPELWEEIDQVIRNDEYAGYYLNRRVFFLGKWIRHGGKYPDWNLRLFKHQKGRYENLNTEDIPNTGDNEVHEHVILQGKVGYLKNDMLHEDFRNLYHWLERHNRYSNWEARVYLNLLTGKDGSGTIGANLFGDAVQRKRFLKKIWVRLPFKPLLRFILFYIIQRGFLDGKAGYVYGRLLSQYEYQIGVKLYELRNCGGQLNTAITPKSATPSLTQEIEQTAT
- the hpsU gene encoding hormogonium polysaccharide biosynthesis acetyltransferase HpsU, which produces MTNDEPFVDLRKYDQSWFDRGRPGWYILIWWLVQAIAFPLTPQPLNILRCAILRLFGAHVGKGVLIRPTARFTYPWKITIGDYSWIGDDVVLYSLDEIHIGTHCVISQKSYLCTGSHDIQDPAFGLKTAGITIGNGAWVAAYCFLGSGVQIGANAVIGARSNVFTHMPSGQVCWGNPCRPQYPRQKQESQQIL
- a CDS encoding CHASE2 domain-containing protein, translating into MGKLVVLKFGEGSFDQGFAVTLQIGEERERPSTEISGKLPPSPEMPLHYSHWQSSYRQLGNRYRLHADNDQVTNVSMTQECENSACILRAHINHWLQATEFRSLREKWLERLSPSEELRVIVQTENSQLQRLPWHLWDLLERYPKAELALSSPTYDHIQKPHTPNPLVNILAILGNSQGIDTDADQALLHQCNHAKVKFVVEPQRQELTDHLWGNNWDILFFAGHSSSQENGEFGRIYLNKTDSLTISELKYALRKAIERGLQLAIFNSCDGLGLARELADLQIPQIIVMREPVPDKVAQEFLKYFLQGFASGETLYQAVRQARERLQGLEDRFPCATWLPVICQNPAQIPPTWDELRDKNDEKLIPPPPPPGHPLKVALLSNLLITALVCGVRILGLLQSGELKALDQMMRSRPDEGVDPRLLVVTIDDQDLANQRQNGEYLKGTSLSDKSLNKLLARFEEYKPRAIGLDIYRDFSAEQPELSSRLQQTGNLIGVCKGSDTTAKTKGIKPPPEIPKENLGFSDFIHDDDGVVRRHLMFMNQEAASLCSAPYALSTQLAFRYLSALGIKASFTTQGDLQLGDTVFSSLKSRSSGYQIEAKGQILLNYRSSKQIAEQVTLTQFLAGQVNPSAIKDRIVLIGVTAKGDSPDTWSTPYGTFLDQQMPGVLVQAQMVSQILSAVLDKRPLLRVWPLWVEMVWIWSWSVGGVLLVWRWRSFTQVALVVGITSGVLYILCFSLLIWGTWVPFVPSALSLVGTVGLISTQNSKFKS
- a CDS encoding DUF928 domain-containing protein, with product MKPSSQPIKLFLALTLSGTSFLGSLTAVLAKPAPLKSGRLLSDRTNSKTVTAQIASFNLPAPPPGPSPGGRSRGGAKRGECPKVNTELTALVPFTKKGKEPDYVTDVWGLTTEENPTWLFYVPYTKASAYTAEFVLQDEQDNSIYQIVPLSLPDQPGIIRVSLPANTSRLEVGKRYRWFLTVNCNQNKESLPVYVYVAGVIQRVNLSQEVAQKLKTATPQQQVAIYAQNGVWHEALTKLAELRQQYPQDLALQAEWQNLLASFQFDDVAAEPIVSAKP